The Nicotiana sylvestris chromosome 6, ASM39365v2, whole genome shotgun sequence genomic sequence acagcctccaacaaggtttctaaagtaacattacacacgggaaacgggtacgacaggttttagaaaatgaaagtatttcattcgatgatgcagataccgaaggagtgataactccacataatgacgcactggtaatatctttacttgtacatgatactaatgtaaaacgagttttgattgatccagggagttccgtaaatattatactactaagggtattacgtgaaatgcaagctgaagacaaaatgatacccaaggcgcataccttgtcaggcttcgacaattcaagtgtggtaacaaaaggagaggtaattctaacaacctttgctgcaggtgttgttaaagaaactaaatttcaggtggtagatatagaaatggcttacaatatgatcatggggagaccgtggatacatgatatggatgttgtctcatcaactctacatcaagttattaaattcccatcatcatggggaatttgccaaattcgtggggatcagcagacagCTAGGAGTATCAACGCTGTAACAGGTACGAGCactgtaaataaagaaaaatagcaattacaggaaacagttgaaggatTCAAGGATCAAACCTTAGTTGAACAAGAAAAGACggatttagactcgagacctgatacaattcaagaaccagaagagaatgaaaatatcaaaacaacaattgaagaactcgAAGCTGTGATATTATTCGAAcagtggcctgaacggaaggtttacattggagccaatttaagctcagatatgcgaggtatgttgattaaatttttaaaagctaacgtgagctgttttgcttggtcccatgctgacatgacaggaataccaccagatgtgatgactcacaaattaaacgaagatccatcctttacaccaataaagcaaaagaaaagaaagcaaggggctttcaaaaatcaggtgattcaagatgaggtccaaaagctattaaaaattgggtcaatccgcgaggtaaagtatcctaattggttagtcaacacagttgttgtacctaagaaaaatggtaagtggcgagtctgtgtagattatacagatcttaataaagcttgtccaaaagattcttttcctttaccacatatagatcagttaattgatgcaactgcaggacataaacttctaaattttttagatgcatattcaggggacaaccaaattaaaatggaccctagtgatgaagaaaaaacttctttcattacagacagggggacttactattataaagtaatgccctttagTCTCAAAACtactggggcaacctatcaaaggttggtcaccaaaatgttccaagaatatTTAggaaaaacaatggaggtatatatagacgatatgctcgtcaaaacccaacagtctcatgatcatatttctcatctatctgttacatttgaaattttgcgaaaatttaatctgaaactcaacccagaaaaatgtgcatttggagttgcatcaggtaagtttttggggtttcttgtttctaaccgtggtattgaggtaaatccttctcagaccaaatcaatagaagaaatccctgatatccttactaataaaaatgaagttcaaagattaacaggaagaattgcagctttggggagatttatttccaaatcctcagaaaagtgttttaagtttttctctgcactcaaaaagcaagatcattttgaatggaatgaagattgtcaacaagcccttagaaatttgaaagcttatttgtcaaaaccaccgttattggcaaaaccaaaggtgggagaaaagcttctcatctatctggctgtatctgaagttgcggtaagtgttgttttagtccatgaggaccaaggtaaacaatctcctatttattatgtaagtaagtccttattagatgctgagacacgatacccacagctagaaaagttagcattagctttgatcatggcatctagaaaattaagatcttattttcaatgtcatcccattattgtagttactgcttttccgcttcgaaatattttgcataaacacaaactgtcaggaagattagcaaaatgggctatagaactaagtgaatacgaaatcatttatcaacccaagaccgctataaaatctcaagtactagctgctttcgtggctgattttagtcaggggatgcatttagaagcagaaaaagaattacaagtttttaatgatgcaaacccggggacttgggttttattcactgatggatCATCTAATATAAAAGGAGCAGGTCTGGGTATAGTTCTCATAACACCTACGGGTGAAATTATAAGGCAaactataaaatgtcattctataattaacaatgaagcagagtacgaagctgtaattgcaggtttggaattggcaagagaactcggcataacacaaattataattaagagtgattctcaactcgtggtcaatcaaatgctggggacttatacaccCAGGGAAACTCGAACGCAAGAATATatcgaaaaggtacgggaactaattaagcaattccaaacttggaaggtaatgcagatcccaagagatgagaatgtggaggcagatgctttagctaatctcgtATCTGTAGCTGACGTAATAAAcgacgcaaatgcttcagtcatacatttatttcattccgttctcgaacctaataagaatgaggtaaattttaatcatctaacatgggattggagaaatgaaattattgcttttttacagcacggaaccgtgcctattGACAAAGGGAAGGCTCACGCACTTCGCAAAAACGCCACTCGATTTGTttttatcaaggaaatctttatcgaaagatgttcgatGGACCACTAGCacggtgtctcggaccctctaaaacagaatatgtgatgagggaagtgcacgaaggacattgtggaaatcacgcagggggaaggtcgctggtaagaacattgattcgagcaggatattattggactaagatggaagaagaggcaaatagtttcgtgtccaaatgtgataaaagtcaaagatacggcaataatatgcacaaaccagctgagttactacaccctgttatagcccTGTAGCCCTTTATGAAatagggaatggatatcgtaggtccactttcacaagcaaaaggtcaggtaaagtttctacttgtactcacagattatttcactaaatgggtagaagcaggagcatttaaacaggtacgagagaaggaagttaaagacttcatatggcgaaatataatatgccgttttggagcaccaaaggagatcgtgtgtgacaatggaccacaattcataggagctcaaatcacagaatttcttcaaagttggcagattaaaaggataacgtctacgccataccatccagtgggtaatggacaagcggaatccactaacaaagtcattatcaacaacttgaagaagaggttacaggattcaaaaggtaattggcctgaggtattacctggagtattatgggcttatcgtacaacgacaaaaacaagcactggagaaacaccattttcaatggtttatggtgcggaagccttaattccagtcgaAATAGGTGAACCAAGCACACGGTGCGTtcgggcaacggaggaatctaatgatgaagagatgcgggtcaaccttgatttgcttgaaagaagaagagaagctgcattgataagaatggcagcacaaaagcaagtaataacGATaatacaataggaaagcacgcctcagatttttcaaaattggggacttcgtgcttaaaaggtgttccaatctacaaaggctgctaattcaggaaagctaagtccaacgtgggaaggaccatacaaagttcgtgacattgcgggaaaaggagcatacgagttggagataatggacggcaaagttttaccttcacattggaatgccgtccatttaaagaggtattacttctgagaaagtacccacggtcaggtatcaccatgttaaaaatttttctttgaattattaaagttttactaacgattttagatgctaggcaaaaaccctaactcgtgccaaatgatgaatcacgacctgcaaggcaaaatggagtgttctaaaattcccagcccagggttacaattaatctaatggaaatacacacgagttaggcagtcttcatctataatcgcacctccgagtcccgaaTATTTTTCtatttcaggaaaaggaccaaattaaaagaaataaacaagtgctcgaggcttcatacttcaacgctcaaacacttgggggactacatattatacacaaatatgtgtagaaaaacatatacgaatatcgaacaaaagtcgccacaaagagacaagtgttgagaaaaagttacgaagtcttcagcattcatgagaacataacattcatcataatgtttttcccatgagaacaacagagtcatctctctaactcataaacgaagtcacctctcaaacccttcctaatatataaagataaggtcatgactatgtactgaaacaggttatgaagaaaaaccttgtttattttatgttatgtacaaatctgttacaagaaaaatagttacgagaaagttatagatgtattttaatacatgtaatagtcaaacaacttgttaaagttcatgaataaaaacttgccaaagttgtttcatacaaaacatgtgtattcctatttctttcatcgtattataacaccattatgaagttgagacgtcttcttcattaagtgtcgataaaataaaagggccctcttttataagcctcatgttaataagtcatgataagaatcataaagcattttcaaagtataaaaatgctaagctattctataagtcctagataaatagtcaagaataaaatatacagaagtaccgataaaacttcttaatataaaagactaagtacaaacttagtcagcaaaatatttgttttttacaaatgccccattattATAACTGGGGACTTCGTCAAAAGATCACTTAAAGTTGCCAAGGGATAACACCaccaattaataataaaaaaaacaacagtaaagtttgaaatatattcaactagtcactgaaggggttgaAACAACAGAAGTTGCAATCTCATTTTCAGGGGCAGTCACAGGCACGGTAACAACTTCTGAGGGAGCAGCAATATGAGTGATTTCAATTGGGCCTGGAATGTTAAAATCACcgagggaagcaagagtcacggGAGTTTCAGCTTCCATGGACTatgtcatagaagtttcaccctcgggagctgGAATTGCAACTCCAATTGCCGCAGTAgcaacttcttcatttaaaagctcttcTGCCCCAGGAGTTCCAAGTGCAGGAAAAGGAGTATCAACTGGTTGTTGGCTTTTTTTAATAGTGTCTAAGACTTTGGCTAATTCAGATTGCAAATCAAAATTTTCTtgagtagcttccatcaaagcatcacggcgagattttagaaaagcccaacttacctctatgttgaagtttTCCTCAAGAAGTCTATACTCTCTTTCCCACATAGCAATATCTTTCTTCAATATCTGGTGTTCAGCTAAgtggaatcaagggaagcttcaagggaggcatgagaactcttcaaagcaTGTATCTCGTCAGAGGAAATccttaagtcagcctgagcttgagtcaagctttgcactaactcccctgcatattcttctttcttcaCCACAAGTGCCTTAATCTCTCTGATTTCTTCATtagcctttgataattgttctgaaaatgagcactccaaaagctccttatctcttttaaattggcctgaagaagccttggcaattGCTAActcagaagtcaaaccacgcttttgctgctccaggtgatttctactttcttgcaactcctctatggtcccctgagcattctcaaactgctcctTCCAGTTTGCTGCCTCAAGCTGGGTTTCATTGGCTATTCTTCTAGCCTCAGAGATAGCCTTCGCAGACTCTCGATCCTTCTTCTCTAGAGTGGAGATTCTTCCCATTAACTCAGTACCAATAAGATTAGCCTACAAGGGAAAGGCATCAAATGTGAGAATATAGAGGGATATAAAAAAAACTTGTAAGTTAAAAGAGAAATACCTTCaaggtagaatgaactatgtcattcatcagagtcaagcaactgtggctctccatcttcttcttctcaatatctccgatTAGAGGCttgagccaaacatcagctccaccagtctttctcaaaaggctatgattggcaggaacttcaagtgtaacacttctcatagccatACCTCTGTTGCTAGAACCCGCTTCTGTGTGCTGAACAGAGGGATGGGAAACAATGGAAGGAGGAAtagtagaagaggtaaaaacaaTGGGAGTTGTGGGAGTCGAAGCAGGGATAGTAAGAGCAGATATGGGAACCAAAACAGGTAAGGAAACAGGAGTCGATAAAAAAGGCAAAGAAATACTCGTGGTTGTCAAAGGAATAGAAGGAATAGAAGAAATGGGAATAGACGAAGAGAGGGGAGTTTCATCAAGAACTGGTCCAAACTCTCCACTCTCAAAATCACTAACAAAGAGACGTCGGATTGATTCATTAGAGCCTTTTGGGGTGGTATCCTCATCAGAAAGGATTTGTACAGGCTCGGAGATAGAGGCTCGAGCAGGAGGATCTTCAACTTCATCTCCATCAATGACGCGTCTCCTGGCTCTTGGCCTAGCTATCAAAGAggtattctcttcttcctcattCTCAGAACTTTCTTCTACAACTTTTCTTTTTGATAGCGTGGCCCGAGTCTTTTCCAAATCAAAAGAAGCGGCTGAAGACGCTCGAATGGCAATGGCTACCTCAGCTGTCATACCCCTGAtaccaaatcctgataaaaatagggataaagaattaaaataagaaagaattcaatATACGGCAAAGCATAAGGAAATACATACCATGGGTCTTCACTTTCCAGccattcaaaagagaaattgatttccaaatTCTCGCCTCCACAGGcgcaatcttcaaaattgaatctacccaaTCACAGAAGTTAGGAAcgtgttccacatctcccatggttgctacaaaaagccaaaaagagacaagattagaaaagaaatcaaaattctTAAAAATAGATacggtaagaaaaagaaaaacttacgtgcaaaattccacttctcagggaagggaatgttTGTTTCACCCAACAAATCCACCATACGAACAGCAACGTAACGACAATaccaccctcgatccttgtcatcttcggggtttaccaaaaccttcttgcttcttgcagtcaaggtaaaaactccatggcggaataatttggggtggtaTAGGTGAATAAGATGGGAAAAGGTAAAATTAACATTGGCTTTGGTAGACAAATACCTTAAGCAAGCCACAGTTCTCCAAACAAGAGGACCTACTTGTGCTaagcaaattttgaaaaagcggCAAAATTCAAGTATAACTGGGTCAATGGCAggattaaatcccaaaataaagggataagtataaacgaaagagAATCCAATTCTGAAAGAAGAAATTCTCTGGTTTGGGGTAGGAATCATCATACTAAGATTATCTCTCCAATTACAATCTTTTCTAACAGTGGGAATCACAAGTTCAGTTATTAAAGAGGAATAGGTATCAGCTTTTTCTAAATTGTTAATTTGTTCTTGAAGAGATCTTCTATCATTCCCAAAAGACAAATCATTGGGTACGATTTCTTCAACTAAAGGTTCCTGCGTAGGTtcagaaagttctttacctttagaagcaGAACCAGATGAACTACCACGAGTGGATCCTAGGCTCAAGctccgaagcctacctcctctgcctctcCTATGTCTTATGGGGTCATTGGGGAagtgatctagaattggaacttttctagggttagggtttggagatgacattgttgaagaaggatgaactaaAGGGGAGAAAAAGCAAAGGTGAATAGTAAATTACTTGTTGAAGATCtatgaagaagaagacaaaagaaagagGGTTAAATATATTTATAATGACAACCGTCGAACTTAAAAGTGTAATGATGGAaggcctataataaaggcaacgatcacttcgtgaatagtgggaATGAAGAAACCTTGAAAAAAGGACGCAGAGTTGCAGAACCAATCAGAAAGTGACACGTATGCAAAGCATTAATTAGAAGGGATAACTGAAGCATCAGTACTGTCATGGTATTAATTACAACAAAAATTTCCGTTTTAtaaagatccacttcccaaatatttaattgataaataaatggaaagtgaggggactatctgtattgggaaaaaactgaatttacattaaaggtgatgtggcatgacacgtggactagtcaaatggtcaaaacatgatgatcagttaagaggcacGAGTGACAACATATACGgggaaagaaaagttaaataggcacgagaggcaattcgaataatacacgcttcgtacctatttaggtcatttaaagccaagagatcagaaggtattgaagacatggatatgatgacgaaaaggaattcaaattcaatattaatacccaatacgttagagaattggtattaaataggaatgattgtgtaacgtcttatttaatgtcatttattgctcataattgtctcattaagacaaaggcataaCACCTtttcctagaatcaactataaaaggagaaggacaacatctgtaaggacacgaaatactattgagatcttactgaaatacaaaactatttactgttttaccatcattctcaaaaatattttatttccgtctcctgattatcaataacccgaatttctttctagctttaatcaaagactcagatttttggttaaacaataatGTTGGACCTCCTCCCCATTGACAATTAGTAACCTAAGACAAGGCATGTTTCTGAAAGCTTTGCTCCACTTGCATATACGTCGATCTGAGCCAATTGGCACCATTATGCCTTTAACTGACTCTGTCCactgaaaagaaaagaaggtatctCTAGTAAACAAGAATTTACATCAAAGCAGAAATCCTATTATCCGTTGATGCAGGTATATTGACATATTTCACTTGTTTTTTTAATGATAAAGAAAAAGGGTTTAAGAAATAATACATATAGATTGTTAAATTTACATCTGGCTCTCAGTTAGCAGTTCAATCAAACTATTCAATGCATTTATTAATTAAGGATAGTATGTAATTCTCATACCTTTCAGTCATTACCTAAAGAAAAAATGAATTCTCCGGTCTGTTTAAGATTCTATAATAAACATTTAAATTAAAAAACAATAATCTGTTTTGCTTCTTTCACCGAAAAAAGACAGTACTGGAACTAGACCATGTTGTACAACTTGGTGTCCATATTATGTAAATACTAAATCATAATGCAAAAGAGAAAATGGAAATGCTCCAGCATTCTCGATAATTAGAGGACATGTACCATATTTGCAGAAAACACAGTTTCAACATCTTTGTCATGCAATAATCTACTATGCTTCCAGGGCTGGTCCTGATGAATATCACGTGCCACTTGTTGACCCATTTGTTCTATTAAATCATGCATCTCAACCATTCCTTCTGAAACATATAAAAGTGATTTTTCAGTAAGAATGCTGATTCCAATTTCTGATTTGAAGCCAAAGCTATTCAATATTGTTATCACATCATCTTTCTTTTTTCCCCTAAAGAAGCATGCAATATCAAGAAATATATCCTTGTCTTCATGGCTCAATCCATCTAGACTTAAGCTGAGTTGCTTGACAATTTTCCCATCTCCAATATCTTTGAGTCTATCTAATGCACTTCTCCACTCATTCATGCCTCGTTTGAAGAGAAAAGAACCCAATACCTCAAGAGCTAACGGTAAACCATTAGAATAATTTACTACAGAAATTGAGAGCTGTTCAAACTCCTTATCAGGAGTCCATTGCTGAAAGGCATGCCAACTAAAAAGTTCAAGAGCCTCATCGATAGCCAGCTCAGGTACACGATATAACTTATCGTGCTTGCGAAGTAAATCATTGTTTCTAGTTGCTGTAATGATCCTACTGCCATCACCAAACCAGTCACGCTTTCCAACTAAGTATCCCAATTGGTCATTGTTATCCACGTCATCAAGAACGATTAAAACCTTCTTGAAACGTAGCATCCTGCTTATCATTTTGACTTCATCATCAACACTTAGTATATTCAGTGAATGTTGCTTCGGGATTTGTGAGAGAAGCTTCTGTTGCAAATGTTCCAAGCTTTCAGGGTCATACTTCTCTGAAACTTCCCTAACATTTGCAAGAAAACAAGAACCTTGAAATTGATAAGAAAGCTCGTCAAAAATTGCTCTTGCAACAGTTGTCTTCCCTACACCAACCATTCCCCATATTCCAACAAAATAAACACCACCTAATTCAACATTCAACAATGATTTTACTTCCCTTACACGAGATTTGATTCCCACAAGATGTTTTGCAATGCTTGAAACTGTCCCTTCCACACTATGAGAAATCTTGTTGGCAATCAGCTCAATACATTTTGCCTCGCCCCTATGTTAAATAGAAATACAATTACAggaataaaatatttaaaacacaaCGAATGATGAGGAAGTGTAAAGAAATAATCACATTCTAGCAAACGCAAAATTGGAACAACTACTAGTAATCGGTTATGGAGTCCTCAATATCTATTTCCTTCGTTTGGACCCGACAAGAgtggttgctctgatggtaagcaacctccacttccaaccaagaggttgtgagttcgagtctccccaagagtaaggtgagaagttcttggagggaaggatgtcgggggtctatttgaaaacagcctctctacctttgGACATACAAATTTTTtgcttttttccaaaaaaaaattgatAACAATGTTTGGTTATTCATATCTTATCACTTTTTCCAATTTCACTTGAAAATgcatttttactagtttttaaTTTTACAAATTTACACTAtacttttaaaaattataaaatgagCCCATCAATTATTAACCTACAACTACACACGTGTTTTCCCTAGACTATCAGATGAAGCTACTGCAGCGGATAATGAACCCTTTTCTTGTGACGACTATCATGTTGCTAAACAATAGCAtgtttgattgtttatttcaAGTAGTATAATTAAATTGGGAcggttttgatattttttacaaGTTATGGGGTATAAATCATATTTCAtggttttgcaaaaaaaaaaaaagacattcaAATATGTTGTAAAAATTATAACCAAACACAACTTCAtcttcaattcaaattttagtgaaatttcaaatttgaaaatttattttggaattcATGGCCAAACGCCTACTTAGTAACTTGGCTTCTCTATATTTTATAGTGTTATACAAATCCATAACACTAGAAAGAGACTTTCACCCTGATGTAAACGTACCAACATGACTAAACATCAATCCCTACTAGTCGGAATTGCCTAATATAGATCTTTTACTCTTATACTGTTTTGGCTTTCGCTAAGTTTACATGGATTCCAAGAGATTCTAGGATCTTTTGAGGCAACTTCCTTCCCGTCGACTATACGTCTACTTCGTCACTTTTAACACCTTTAATCATCAAGATGTTATAACTACATATTGGTACAGTTAAGGTCTATGTAGGGTATAATCTTGTCAAAGACTATGCTTGTGATAGTTGTCTTCTCAGAATTACACAATTTTTTTAACCAAATGAACATCGTCGAGAATTCATCCAATGAGTGATTTGGTCCAAAAGCTTTAATACCATATCCAGCTCAATGGTTTCAACATGAGGTAATTTGAGCTTTATAAAGTGAAGAGGAGATGTTGAAATACTCCCAATTTAGAATCAAAGTATGTCTAGTTGATTTATTATGTCTTTACTGATCAGAAAATAAGTAAATAGATGACCTTAAGCTTGTTTAGAAAATAAAACACCAAAACAATGCAAGATAAGGTCGCAACGAAATAAACAGCCAGTCAAAGACTTCTCAATCTAATGAAGCAAGTGGAGCAAGTAAACTCAAGCATAAACTTATGTAGTTACTGATCCGAAACAACTTGAACTGATGTAAGTATCAAGTATAATCAGAAAAAGATTATAGTTAAGACAAAAACAACTAATTGCAAAAAAGACATCAAGATTTACGTGGAAAATCT encodes the following:
- the LOC138871739 gene encoding disease resistance protein Roq1-like; the encoded protein is MFIWLKKLCNSEKTTITSIVFDKIIPYIDLNCTNMGEAKCIELIANKISHSVEGTVSSIAKHLVGIKSRVREVKSLLNVELGGVYFVGIWGMVGVGKTTVARAIFDELSYQFQGSCFLANVREVSEKYDPESLEHLQQKLLSQIPKQHSLNILSVDDEVKMISRMLRFKKVLIVLDDVDNNDQLGYLVGKRDWFGDGSRIITATRNNDLLRKHDKLYRVPELAIDEALELFSWHAFQQWTPDKEFEQLSISVVNYSNGLPLALEVLGSFLFKRGMNEWRSALDRLKDIGDGKIVKQLSLSLDGLSHEDKDIFLDIACFFRGKKKDDVITILNSFGFKSEIGISILTEKSLLYVSEGMVEMHDLIEQMGQQVARDIHQDQPWKHSRLLHDKDVETVFSANMWTESVKGIMVPIGSDRRICKWSKAFRNMPCLRLLIVNGEEVQHYCLTKNLSL